A genome region from Mycolicibacterium litorale includes the following:
- a CDS encoding flavin-containing monooxygenase: MKIAIIGSGFSGLGAAIRLQQAGHRDFVVFERGPDVGGTWRDNTYPGAACDVPSHLYSYSFALNPNWTRSFSAQPEIEKYLREVAERYGVLDRHRFGCTVNRATWNPTEARWELMTDSGPATADVLITAFGSLAEPSLPDIPGIEDFRAAGGEMFHSARWNHDADLTGKRVAVIGTGASAIQIVPAIADRVAHLDVYQRTAPWLLPRFDRPFTRAEQWAFRHVPGFLRLARAGIYAGREVQVVGLAKNPNLMKGFELLSRAKIRTEIKDPALRRKVTPNFRIGCKRMLISNEWYPALDRDHVDLVTDGIREIDGRRIVATDGTAREVDAIVVATGFHVTDSPMFDTVCGADGASLTQKFADKGMRAYKGTTVAGYPNMFVLVGPNTGLGHSSMVYMIESQLNYVVDAVNTMRDQGLRTVEVKQDALDVYNERLQRALDGSVWMTGKCASWYLDAHGNNTTLWPDFTFRFRNQTRRFDLDAYEVTRR, from the coding sequence GTGAAGATCGCGATCATCGGCAGTGGGTTCTCCGGCCTCGGCGCCGCGATCCGACTGCAGCAGGCAGGCCACCGGGATTTCGTCGTCTTCGAGCGGGGCCCCGACGTCGGCGGGACGTGGCGGGACAACACGTACCCGGGCGCCGCATGCGACGTCCCATCGCACCTGTACTCGTATTCCTTTGCGCTGAACCCGAATTGGACCCGCTCGTTCTCCGCCCAGCCGGAGATCGAGAAGTACCTGCGCGAGGTCGCCGAACGCTACGGCGTCCTCGACCGGCACCGCTTCGGTTGCACCGTCAACCGCGCCACCTGGAATCCCACCGAGGCACGCTGGGAACTGATGACCGACAGCGGGCCGGCCACCGCCGACGTGCTGATCACCGCGTTCGGCTCGCTGGCCGAACCGTCACTGCCCGACATTCCGGGCATCGAGGACTTCAGAGCGGCCGGTGGCGAGATGTTCCACTCCGCACGCTGGAATCACGACGCGGATCTGACCGGCAAGCGTGTCGCCGTCATCGGCACCGGCGCCTCGGCCATTCAGATCGTGCCCGCGATCGCCGACCGGGTCGCGCACCTCGACGTGTACCAGCGCACCGCACCCTGGCTGCTGCCACGGTTCGACCGGCCGTTCACCCGCGCCGAGCAGTGGGCGTTCCGCCACGTGCCGGGATTCCTGCGGCTCGCGCGGGCCGGCATCTACGCCGGACGAGAAGTCCAGGTCGTCGGGCTGGCGAAGAACCCCAACCTGATGAAGGGGTTCGAACTGCTGTCGCGGGCCAAGATCCGGACCGAGATCAAGGACCCGGCGCTGCGGCGCAAGGTCACCCCGAACTTCCGCATCGGCTGCAAGCGGATGCTGATCTCCAACGAGTGGTATCCGGCGTTGGACCGCGACCACGTCGACCTCGTCACCGACGGCATCCGCGAGATCGACGGCCGACGCATCGTCGCGACCGACGGCACCGCCCGCGAGGTCGACGCCATCGTGGTGGCCACGGGCTTCCACGTCACCGACTCCCCGATGTTCGACACGGTCTGCGGCGCCGACGGCGCCAGCCTCACCCAGAAGTTCGCCGACAAGGGCATGCGGGCCTACAAGGGCACCACCGTCGCCGGCTACCCGAACATGTTCGTGCTCGTGGGCCCGAACACCGGCCTCGGTCACAGCTCGATGGTCTACATGATCGAATCGCAGCTCAACTACGTCGTCGACGCGGTGAACACCATGCGCGATCAGGGTTTGCGCACCGTCGAGGTGAAGCAGGATGCGCTCGACGTCTACAACGAACGGCTGCAGCGGGCGCTCGACGGGTCGGTGTGGATGACCGGCAAGTGCGCGAGCTGGTACCTCGACGCACACGGCAACAACACCACCCTGTGGCCCGACTTCACGTTCCGGTTCCGCAACCAGACCCGCCGCTTCGACCTCGACGCCTACGAGGTGACTAGGCGCTGA
- a CDS encoding winged helix DNA-binding domain-containing protein: protein MRSFTPAERRARLGRRHFLSPEHRAASIDEVVMQMVGLHATDPATPYLTLWARVPGFRRDHLDTALYDRRTVVKHLAMRRTLWVVRSDQLPVIQTAASDRVAANERRRLIADAEKSGVATDGAVWLDAACAAVLDHLRRHGPASARELREALPELAGSHDPAPGKTWGGATPLGPRVLTVLGVRGEVVRGPNDGGWAVSRPRWTLRDDWLDDAVAPVSAHEAALHAVGGWLRTFGPATVTDVKWWFGHTLTWARQTLQSLGAVEVGLDGGTGYVLPDDLEPEPEPEPWAALLPGLDVTTMGWYDRDWYLGPHRALVFDRNGNGGPTAWWNGRIVGGWGQDEDGRVVVRLLEDIGRDGTEALERRADDLTAWLDGARVSPRFPSPVMKAGFEPDRVG from the coding sequence CTGCGCTCTTTCACGCCCGCCGAACGCCGGGCCAGGCTGGGGCGCAGGCACTTCCTCAGCCCTGAGCACCGCGCCGCCTCGATCGACGAGGTCGTCATGCAGATGGTCGGACTGCACGCGACCGACCCAGCCACTCCCTACCTGACGCTGTGGGCGCGGGTGCCGGGCTTTCGCCGCGACCACCTCGACACCGCGCTGTACGACCGCAGAACCGTCGTCAAACACCTGGCGATGCGGCGCACGCTGTGGGTGGTGCGCAGCGACCAGCTGCCGGTCATCCAGACCGCGGCCAGCGATCGCGTCGCCGCCAACGAGCGCCGTCGACTCATCGCGGACGCCGAGAAATCCGGTGTCGCGACCGACGGTGCGGTGTGGCTCGACGCCGCCTGCGCGGCGGTACTGGACCACCTGCGCCGGCATGGGCCGGCCAGTGCGCGCGAGTTGCGCGAAGCGCTGCCCGAACTCGCAGGAAGCCACGATCCGGCGCCCGGGAAGACCTGGGGCGGTGCGACGCCGCTGGGGCCCCGCGTGCTCACGGTGCTGGGTGTACGCGGCGAGGTCGTCCGCGGCCCGAACGACGGTGGATGGGCGGTCAGCCGCCCCCGCTGGACCCTGCGTGACGACTGGCTCGACGACGCCGTTGCGCCCGTATCGGCGCACGAGGCGGCCCTGCACGCGGTCGGAGGCTGGCTGCGCACGTTCGGCCCGGCCACCGTCACCGACGTCAAATGGTGGTTCGGCCACACCCTGACCTGGGCGCGCCAGACCCTGCAGAGCCTCGGTGCGGTGGAGGTCGGCTTGGACGGCGGCACCGGATACGTGCTGCCGGACGACCTGGAGCCCGAACCCGAGCCCGAACCGTGGGCGGCGCTGCTGCCGGGCCTCGACGTGACGACCATGGGCTGGTACGACCGTGACTGGTATCTGGGTCCGCACCGCGCTCTGGTGTTCGACAGGAACGGCAACGGCGGTCCGACCGCCTGGTGGAACGGCCGCATCGTCGGGGGATGGGGTCAGGACGAGGACGGCCGGGTGGTCGTGCGTCTACTCGAAGACATCGGTCGCGACGGCACCGAAGCGCTCGAACGACGCGCCGACGACCTGACCGCGTGGCTGGACGGCGCGCGGGTGAGCCCCCGATTTCCGTCGCCGGTGATGAAAGCAGGGTTCGAACCGGATCGGGTTGGCTAA
- a CDS encoding zinc-dependent alcohol dehydrogenase family protein, whose product MYMRAAVLTAFGTPLTVVDMPVPAPGPGEVLVQVMASAVNPLDTKVRRGQAAHAQTTPPAVPGIDTAGVVVSVGEDVDRFHPGDEVFGMTGGVGGIQGSLAEYIAVDSRLLAPKPRTLSMRQAAALPLAFITAWEALVDHAAVRQGQQVLVHGGAGGVGNIAVQLATSRGATVYATGSAASQAAIAAAGATAIDYTATPVADYVDTHTGGRGFDVVFDTVGGATLDDSFHAVKAVTGRVVSALGWGSHSLAPLSFRNATYSGVFTLSPLLTGQRREHHGEVLRAAKLLAESGLLTPRLDERAYTLADVDDAYDAVENRTATGKVVIDVGCAAH is encoded by the coding sequence ATGTACATGCGCGCGGCAGTCCTGACCGCATTCGGCACTCCGCTGACCGTCGTCGACATGCCCGTGCCGGCACCTGGGCCCGGAGAAGTACTCGTCCAGGTGATGGCCAGCGCCGTCAATCCGCTGGACACGAAGGTCCGGCGAGGACAGGCGGCGCACGCGCAGACCACTCCACCGGCCGTGCCGGGGATCGACACGGCCGGTGTCGTGGTCTCGGTCGGCGAGGATGTCGACCGGTTCCATCCCGGCGATGAGGTGTTCGGGATGACCGGGGGCGTCGGCGGTATCCAGGGCAGCCTCGCGGAGTACATCGCGGTCGACTCGCGACTGCTCGCCCCCAAACCCCGCACACTGTCGATGAGGCAGGCCGCCGCGCTGCCGCTGGCATTCATCACCGCCTGGGAAGCGCTCGTCGACCACGCCGCCGTGCGTCAGGGACAGCAGGTGCTGGTGCACGGCGGGGCGGGCGGGGTCGGCAACATCGCCGTCCAGCTAGCCACGTCGCGGGGCGCGACCGTCTACGCGACGGGAAGTGCCGCCAGCCAGGCGGCCATCGCCGCGGCAGGTGCGACCGCCATCGACTACACCGCGACGCCGGTTGCCGACTACGTGGACACCCATACGGGCGGCCGGGGCTTCGACGTCGTGTTCGACACCGTCGGCGGCGCGACGCTCGACGACTCCTTCCACGCGGTCAAAGCCGTCACCGGCCGGGTGGTGAGCGCCCTCGGATGGGGCAGTCACAGCCTCGCCCCACTGTCTTTCCGCAACGCGACCTACTCCGGCGTCTTCACCCTGTCTCCCCTGCTGACCGGGCAGCGTCGCGAACACCACGGCGAGGTGCTGCGCGCCGCGAAGCTGCTGGCCGAATCAGGGCTTCTCACACCGCGCCTGGATGAGCGGGCGTACACCCTCGCCGACGTCGACGACGCCTACGACGCCGTCGAAAACCGCACCGCGACCGGCAAAGTGGTCATCGACGTCGGCTGCGCCGCGCACTGA
- a CDS encoding alpha/beta hydrolase, protein MHGWIPVTVQIAAAVLLAMVVIRRTRPMWWLWVSWAVFVGAMSAVIAYWYVDSQGLAGEPAPQSLWWWIGLSGTALAVLFAGWRHAAWWRRGVSLAAVPMCLLAVALAVNTWTGYFPTVQIAWNQLTAGPLRDQVDPATVTAMQQRHVIPADGTVVPVQIADSASGFRHRGELVYLPPAWYASNPPPRLPAVMMIGGEFNTPADWVRAGNAVATADAFAAAHHGYAPVLVFADAGGAFNNDTECVDGSRGNSADHLTEDVRPYVISHFGVSAHRSDWGIVGWSMGGTCAVDLSVMHPELFSAFEDIAGDLTPNAGTKAQTIARLYGGNAAAWAAYDPATVMTRHGRYTDVAGWFDTNSAGPEQTAAANTLCALGAAHGIDCAVAVQPGMHDWPFADQAFAAALPWLAGRLGTPGVAPTPLPKPQVTASVLEAADHQPRDAPGPG, encoded by the coding sequence ATGCACGGCTGGATCCCGGTGACCGTGCAGATCGCGGCCGCGGTCCTGCTGGCCATGGTCGTGATCCGGCGCACCCGGCCGATGTGGTGGCTGTGGGTGTCATGGGCGGTGTTCGTCGGGGCCATGTCGGCGGTCATCGCCTATTGGTACGTCGACTCCCAGGGACTCGCCGGTGAGCCTGCGCCGCAGTCGCTGTGGTGGTGGATCGGCCTGTCCGGTACCGCGCTCGCCGTCCTGTTCGCCGGGTGGCGGCACGCCGCGTGGTGGCGCCGCGGAGTGTCGCTGGCGGCGGTGCCGATGTGCCTACTCGCCGTGGCTCTCGCGGTGAACACGTGGACCGGCTACTTCCCCACCGTCCAGATCGCCTGGAATCAGTTGACCGCCGGGCCGTTACGCGACCAGGTCGACCCGGCGACCGTCACCGCCATGCAGCAGCGGCACGTGATCCCCGCCGACGGCACCGTCGTCCCGGTTCAGATCGCCGACAGCGCATCGGGTTTCCGGCACCGGGGCGAACTGGTGTACCTGCCGCCCGCTTGGTACGCCAGCAATCCCCCGCCGCGGCTGCCCGCGGTGATGATGATCGGCGGCGAGTTCAACACCCCCGCCGACTGGGTGCGGGCGGGCAATGCGGTGGCCACCGCGGACGCGTTCGCCGCCGCGCACCACGGCTATGCGCCGGTGCTGGTGTTCGCCGACGCCGGCGGCGCGTTCAACAACGACACCGAATGCGTCGACGGCAGCCGCGGCAACAGCGCCGACCACCTCACCGAGGATGTTCGGCCGTACGTGATCTCGCACTTCGGAGTGAGCGCTCACCGGTCGGACTGGGGCATCGTGGGGTGGTCGATGGGCGGGACGTGCGCGGTCGATCTCAGCGTCATGCATCCCGAACTGTTCAGCGCCTTCGAGGACATCGCGGGGGACCTCACGCCGAATGCGGGGACGAAGGCACAGACGATCGCCCGGCTCTACGGCGGCAACGCGGCGGCCTGGGCCGCCTACGACCCCGCGACCGTGATGACCCGGCACGGCCGCTACACCGACGTCGCGGGCTGGTTCGACACGAACAGCGCCGGCCCGGAACAGACGGCGGCCGCCAACACCCTGTGCGCGCTCGGCGCCGCCCATGGCATCGACTGCGCGGTCGCCGTGCAGCCCGGGATGCACGACTGGCCGTTCGCCGACCAGGCGTTCGCCGCCGCGCTGCCGTGGCTGGCTGGCCGACTCGGCACGCCCGGGGTCGCGCCCACGCCGCTGCCGAAACCGCAGGTCACGGCGTCGGTTCTGGAGGCGGCCGACCATCAGCCGAGGGATGCACCCGGACCAGGCTGA
- the lysX gene encoding bifunctional lysylphosphatidylglycerol synthetase/lysine--tRNA ligase LysX yields the protein MTVTSPPRARAASRYSWVPAAAGWTVGVIATLSLIASVSPLVRWVIRVPREFVNDYIFNFPDTSFAWAFVLALLAGALAARKRIAWWVLLLYMVAAAGWNIVDLLTGDESVVEESGEVIGLVFHVAAIAFLLLARPLFWARVRRGALFKAAGVLAAGMAIGVLVGWGLVELFPGSLERDYRLAYAANRVFAFAGVDPDAFDGQHPHVVINAMLGLFGALALMAAAIVLFQSQRSENALTGEDESAIRGLLELYGKNDSLGYFATRRDKSVVFAPSGRAAITYRVEVGVCLASGDPVGDPKAWPQAIGAWLALCETYGWAPGVMGASVSGAEAYRVAGLNAIQLGDEAILHPDGFRLSGPDMRAVRQAVTRARRAGVTVRIRRHRELSAEQMAEVIAHADAWRDTETERGFSMALGRLGDPADSDCLLVEAVQSDQVVAMLSLVPWGSNGASLDLMRRSQQSPNGTIELMVSELCLQAEDIGVTRISLNFAMFRSAFEQGAQLGAGPVARLWRWLLVFFSRWWQLETLYRSNMKYQPQWVPRYACYEDARLVPRVGVASVIAEGFLVLPFSRRNKQHTGHHTSAPQDLVASGVLHHDGSAPDVSALRTDTADDEPTRLPEQVRVRMAKLKTLQDNGIDAYPVGQAPSHTAAAAIDSPDDVKLSVAGRVLRIRDYGGVLFAQLRDWSGELQLLLDNATLDRGTTADFTAAIDLGDLIEATGAMGYSKNGTRSLLVRHWRLTGKCLRPLPDKWKGLTDQEARVRARYVDLAVNTEARDLIRARSGVLHAIRDTLYHKGFLEVETPILQQIHGGANARPFLTHINAYDLDLYLRIAPELYLKRLCVGGVERVFELGRAFRNEGVDFSHNPEFTLLEAYQAHADYNVWIDGCRELIQNAAMAANGEHVFLRPRQDGVLEPVDISGPWTVKTVHDAVSEALGEHIDAATELPILRKLADAAGIPYLTHWDEGAVVLEMYEHLVEDRTQKPTFYKDFPTSVSPLTRPHRSIPGVAERWDLVAWGVELGTAYSELTDPVEQRRRLQEQSLLAAGGDPEAMELDEDFLQAMEYAMPPTGGLGMGVDRVVMLITGRSIRETLPFPLAKPR from the coding sequence ATGACCGTCACCAGCCCGCCGAGGGCGCGTGCCGCCTCCCGCTACTCCTGGGTTCCCGCGGCCGCCGGGTGGACCGTCGGCGTGATCGCGACCCTGTCGCTGATTGCGAGCGTCTCCCCGCTGGTGAGGTGGGTCATCCGGGTGCCGCGGGAGTTCGTCAACGATTACATCTTCAACTTTCCCGACACGAGCTTCGCCTGGGCTTTCGTGCTGGCGCTGCTGGCGGGCGCGCTGGCCGCCCGCAAACGCATCGCCTGGTGGGTGCTGCTGCTCTACATGGTGGCCGCGGCCGGGTGGAACATCGTCGACCTGCTGACCGGTGACGAATCGGTCGTGGAGGAGAGCGGCGAGGTCATCGGGCTGGTGTTCCACGTCGCCGCGATCGCGTTCCTGCTGCTGGCGCGCCCGCTGTTCTGGGCTCGCGTGCGCCGCGGAGCCCTGTTCAAGGCGGCGGGTGTGCTCGCCGCAGGGATGGCGATCGGTGTGCTCGTCGGCTGGGGGCTGGTGGAGCTGTTCCCCGGCAGCCTCGAACGCGACTACCGACTGGCGTATGCCGCCAACCGGGTCTTCGCCTTCGCCGGTGTCGACCCCGACGCCTTCGACGGCCAGCACCCGCACGTGGTCATCAACGCGATGCTCGGCCTGTTCGGCGCGCTGGCGCTGATGGCCGCGGCGATCGTGTTGTTCCAGTCCCAGCGCTCGGAGAACGCGCTCACCGGTGAGGACGAGTCGGCGATCCGCGGGCTGCTCGAGCTGTACGGCAAGAACGACTCGCTGGGGTACTTCGCCACCCGCCGGGACAAGTCGGTGGTGTTCGCGCCCAGCGGCCGCGCCGCGATCACCTACCGCGTCGAGGTCGGCGTGTGCCTGGCCAGCGGTGACCCGGTCGGGGACCCGAAGGCCTGGCCCCAGGCGATCGGCGCCTGGCTGGCGCTGTGCGAGACCTACGGCTGGGCGCCGGGCGTGATGGGCGCCAGCGTGAGCGGTGCGGAGGCGTACCGGGTCGCCGGCCTCAACGCGATCCAGCTGGGCGACGAGGCCATCCTGCACCCGGACGGCTTCCGGCTCTCCGGCCCGGACATGCGCGCCGTGCGCCAGGCCGTCACACGGGCCCGCCGGGCCGGGGTGACCGTGCGCATCCGCCGCCACCGGGAGCTGTCGGCCGAGCAGATGGCCGAGGTGATCGCCCACGCCGACGCCTGGCGCGACACCGAGACCGAACGCGGATTCTCGATGGCGCTGGGCCGGCTCGGCGATCCGGCCGACAGCGACTGCCTGCTGGTCGAGGCCGTACAGAGCGATCAGGTCGTCGCGATGCTCTCGCTGGTCCCGTGGGGCAGCAACGGCGCCTCACTCGACCTGATGCGACGCTCCCAGCAGTCGCCCAACGGCACCATCGAGTTGATGGTCAGCGAGCTGTGCCTGCAGGCCGAGGACATCGGCGTCACGCGCATCTCGCTGAACTTCGCCATGTTCCGCTCCGCGTTCGAGCAGGGCGCCCAGCTCGGCGCCGGACCGGTTGCGCGGCTGTGGCGTTGGCTGCTGGTCTTCTTCTCGCGGTGGTGGCAGCTCGAGACGCTGTACCGGTCGAACATGAAGTATCAGCCGCAGTGGGTGCCGCGCTACGCCTGCTACGAGGACGCGCGGCTCGTCCCCCGCGTCGGGGTGGCGTCGGTGATCGCCGAAGGCTTCCTGGTGCTGCCGTTCTCCCGGCGCAACAAACAGCACACCGGCCACCACACCTCCGCACCGCAGGACCTCGTCGCCAGCGGCGTGCTCCACCATGACGGCAGCGCACCAGACGTCTCCGCGCTGCGCACCGACACCGCCGACGACGAGCCCACCCGGCTGCCCGAGCAGGTCCGGGTCCGGATGGCGAAACTGAAGACGCTGCAGGACAACGGGATCGACGCGTATCCGGTGGGTCAGGCGCCCAGCCACACCGCCGCCGCGGCGATCGACTCCCCCGACGACGTCAAACTCAGCGTCGCCGGCCGCGTGCTGCGCATCCGCGACTACGGCGGCGTGCTGTTCGCCCAGCTGCGGGACTGGTCGGGCGAACTGCAACTGCTGCTCGACAATGCAACACTCGACCGAGGCACTACCGCCGACTTCACCGCGGCCATCGACCTCGGCGACCTCATCGAGGCGACCGGCGCCATGGGGTACAGCAAGAACGGCACCCGCTCCCTGCTGGTGCGGCACTGGCGGCTCACCGGGAAATGCCTGCGCCCGCTGCCCGACAAGTGGAAGGGTCTGACCGACCAGGAGGCCCGGGTCCGGGCCCGCTACGTCGACCTGGCGGTCAACACCGAGGCGCGCGATCTGATCCGGGCGCGCAGCGGTGTCCTGCACGCTATCCGGGACACGCTGTACCACAAGGGTTTCCTCGAGGTCGAGACTCCGATCCTGCAGCAGATCCACGGTGGCGCCAACGCACGGCCGTTCCTCACCCACATCAACGCCTACGACCTCGACCTGTACCTGCGCATCGCGCCCGAGCTGTACCTCAAACGCCTCTGCGTCGGCGGGGTCGAACGGGTCTTCGAACTGGGCCGAGCCTTCCGTAACGAAGGCGTCGACTTCTCGCACAACCCGGAGTTCACGCTGCTCGAGGCGTATCAGGCGCACGCCGACTACAACGTGTGGATCGACGGCTGCCGTGAGCTGATCCAGAACGCGGCGATGGCCGCCAACGGCGAGCATGTATTCCTGCGCCCCCGCCAGGACGGTGTGCTCGAACCCGTCGACATCTCGGGACCCTGGACGGTCAAGACCGTCCACGACGCGGTGTCCGAGGCGCTCGGGGAACACATCGACGCCGCCACCGAGCTGCCGATCCTGCGCAAGCTCGCCGACGCCGCAGGCATCCCCTACCTCACCCACTGGGACGAAGGGGCGGTCGTGCTCGAGATGTACGAGCATCTGGTCGAGGACCGTACGCAGAAGCCGACGTTCTACAAGGACTTCCCGACGTCGGTGTCGCCCCTGACCCGGCCCCACCGCAGCATCCCCGGCGTGGCCGAGCGGTGGGACCTGGTGGCCTGGGGCGTCGAATTGGGCACCGCCTACAGCGAACTCACCGATCCGGTGGAGCAACGCCGCCGACTGCAGGAGCAGTCGCTGCTTGCCGCCGGCGGCGATCCGGAGGCGATGGAACTCGACGAGGACTTCCTGCAGGCGATGGAGTACGCGATGCCGCCCACCGGCGGTCTCGGCATGGGCGTCGACCGGGTCGTCATGCTGATCACCGGTCGCAGCATCCGCGAAACGCTGCCGTTCCCGCTGGCCAAACCGCGTTAG
- a CDS encoding DUF1844 domain-containing protein, which produces MTDDPSTRELADIPAVEVITRSAVMLMSAAAEKLGLSDDDPDDSPRRDLDEARRLITALAGLVTASVEYLGPHAGPLRDGLKTLQLAFREASAAPEEPGKGPGEKFTGPVW; this is translated from the coding sequence ATGACCGATGATCCAAGCACGCGCGAGCTCGCCGATATTCCCGCCGTCGAGGTGATCACCCGTTCGGCGGTGATGCTGATGAGCGCAGCGGCCGAAAAGCTGGGCCTCTCGGACGACGATCCTGATGACAGTCCCCGTCGCGACCTCGACGAAGCCCGCCGGCTGATCACCGCGCTGGCCGGACTGGTGACCGCCTCGGTGGAGTACCTGGGCCCGCACGCCGGACCGCTGCGCGACGGCCTCAAGACGCTGCAGCTCGCGTTCCGCGAAGCCAGCGCTGCACCCGAGGAACCCGGAAAGGGGCCCGGCGAGAAATTCACCGGTCCGGTCTGGTGA
- the infC gene encoding translation initiation factor IF-3 has protein sequence MQGLPALVGRCGWASGLPGEHNIGGPISTETRVNERIRVPEVRLIGPGGEQVGIVRIEDALRVAADADLDLVEVAPDAKPPVCKIMDYGKFKYETAQKARESRKNQQQTVVKEQKLRPKIDPHDYETKKGHVIRFLEAGSKVKVTIMFRGREQSRPELGFRLLQRLGADVAEYGFVETSAKQDGRNMTMVLAPHRGAKTRAKAAEQAERPRESAPGPDAT, from the coding sequence ATGCAGGGCCTTCCTGCTCTGGTGGGCAGGTGCGGATGGGCCAGTGGACTCCCGGGAGAACACAACATAGGAGGCCCCATCAGCACTGAGACCCGCGTCAACGAGCGCATCCGCGTACCTGAAGTCCGCCTGATCGGACCCGGCGGCGAGCAGGTAGGCATCGTGCGCATCGAAGATGCACTCCGCGTCGCCGCGGATGCCGATCTCGACCTCGTCGAAGTTGCACCGGACGCCAAGCCGCCCGTCTGCAAGATCATGGACTACGGCAAGTTCAAGTACGAGACGGCACAGAAGGCGCGCGAGTCTCGCAAGAACCAGCAGCAGACCGTCGTCAAGGAACAGAAACTCCGTCCCAAGATCGACCCGCACGATTACGAGACCAAGAAGGGTCACGTCATCCGCTTCCTCGAAGCCGGGTCCAAGGTCAAGGTGACGATCATGTTCCGCGGACGCGAGCAGTCGCGGCCGGAACTGGGTTTCCGGCTCCTGCAGCGCCTGGGCGCCGACGTCGCCGAGTACGGCTTCGTCGAGACGTCCGCGAAGCAGGACGGCCGCAACATGACGATGGTGCTGGCCCCGCACCGCGGCGCGAAGACTCGTGCCAAAGCGGCGGAGCAAGCCGAACGTCCCCGTGAGTCGGCCCCCGGCCCGGACGCCACGTAG
- the rpmI gene encoding 50S ribosomal protein L35, whose translation MPKAKTHSGASKRFRRTGTGKIVRQKANRRHLMEHKPTKRTRRLAGRTEVSANDAPRINKLLNG comes from the coding sequence ATGCCCAAGGCCAAGACCCACAGCGGCGCATCCAAGCGCTTCCGGCGCACCGGCACCGGAAAGATCGTGCGCCAGAAGGCCAATCGGCGCCACCTGATGGAGCACAAGCCCACGAAGCGCACCCGCCGCCTCGCCGGCCGCACCGAGGTGTCGGCCAACGACGCCCCGCGCATCAACAAGCTGCTCAACGGCTGA
- the rplT gene encoding 50S ribosomal protein L20, whose amino-acid sequence MARVKRAVNAQKKRRTVLKASKGYRGQRSRLYRKAKEQQLHSLTYAYRDRRARKGEFRKLWISRINAAARANDITYNRLIQGLKAAGVEVDRKNLAEIAVSDAAAFTALVEVAKAALPEDVNAPSGEAA is encoded by the coding sequence ATGGCACGCGTCAAGCGCGCAGTCAACGCCCAGAAGAAGCGCCGCACAGTTCTCAAGGCCTCCAAGGGCTACCGCGGTCAGCGGTCACGCCTGTACCGCAAGGCCAAAGAGCAGCAGCTGCACTCACTCACCTACGCCTACCGCGACCGTCGCGCACGCAAGGGTGAGTTCCGCAAGCTGTGGATCTCGCGCATCAACGCCGCCGCTCGCGCCAACGACATCACCTACAACCGGCTGATCCAGGGCCTCAAGGCCGCAGGCGTCGAGGTGGACCGCAAGAACCTCGCCGAGATCGCCGTCAGTGATGCCGCCGCGTTCACCGCGCTGGTGGAGGTCGCCAAGGCCGCGCTGCCCGAGGACGTCAACGCGCCCTCCGGAGAGGCCGCCTGA
- a CDS encoding TrmH family RNA methyltransferase, with translation MAAAVKLHRHVGRRRAARFLAEGPNLIEAALRRGVVSEVFATEAAAQRFAALLGDADVHLVTERAAKALSDTVTPVGLVAVCEMPGVSLDEVLAGSPRLVAVAVETSEPGNAGTLIRLADAMGADAVILAGNSVDPYNGKCLRASAGSIFGVSVVEAPDTAGLIAALRGNGLAVLATTLDGEVSLDDADLSAPTAWLFGAEAHGLAPEIAALADARVTIPMAGSAESLNVAAAAAICLYQSARALRAG, from the coding sequence GTGGCGGCAGCGGTCAAACTCCACCGACACGTCGGTCGCCGCCGCGCCGCACGCTTCCTCGCCGAAGGCCCGAACCTCATCGAGGCCGCGTTGCGGCGCGGTGTCGTATCCGAGGTCTTCGCCACCGAGGCCGCCGCGCAGCGGTTCGCGGCGCTTCTCGGTGACGCCGACGTCCATCTGGTCACCGAGCGCGCGGCGAAGGCGTTGTCGGACACCGTGACCCCGGTGGGTCTGGTCGCGGTGTGCGAGATGCCCGGGGTGTCGCTCGACGAGGTGCTCGCCGGGTCGCCGCGACTGGTGGCGGTCGCGGTCGAGACGTCGGAGCCCGGCAATGCCGGCACCCTGATCCGGCTCGCCGACGCGATGGGTGCCGACGCGGTGATCCTGGCCGGCAACAGCGTCGACCCCTACAACGGCAAATGCCTCCGCGCCTCGGCGGGCAGCATCTTCGGTGTCTCGGTCGTCGAAGCCCCCGACACCGCCGGGCTGATCGCCGCGCTGCGCGGCAACGGTCTGGCCGTGCTGGCGACCACCCTCGACGGCGAGGTGAGCCTGGATGATGCGGACTTGTCCGCGCCGACGGCGTGGTTGTTCGGCGCCGAAGCCCACGGGCTGGCACCCGAGATCGCCGCGCTGGCCGACGCCCGGGTGACCATTCCGATGGCCGGCAGCGCGGAGAGCCTCAATGTCGCTGCGGCCGCGGCGATCTGCCTGTATCAGAGCGCCCGCGCGCTGCGAGCGGGCTAG